The Myxococcales bacterium DNA window CCTCGCCTAGCGTCGCGTCCGCCTTCACCAGCGCCGAGAGGTTCTGGTGGTGAAGCGCGTACGTCCAGCTCGGGTGGGCGCGGTACTGCACGGCGAGCGCCTCCCGCAACGCGGCCCCGAGCGATGGGCGCGTGCCCGCGTGCGACGGCACCTTGCGCGCGAGCGCGTCGATGGGGTCCGTCTTCGCGTTCCTCGCCGCGTAGTACCAACGCTCGATCGTCGACGCGCCGTAGCGCAGCGACTCGCGGGTCGTCGGGTGCTCCCAGCGCCGCGAAGCGAGCGCTTCGACGTGCTCGCGCAGCTCCCCCACGTCCGGTGGGCAGGACAGCAATGGCCCCACGATCGTGAAGCGAAACCTCGCCCACTTCATCCGGGCTGACTCGTGGCTCTTGTCGTTCATCTCGGGTCGTCCTCCTGCGCAGGCCCTCCTGCGCGTGTGCGACAACCCTAGAAATCAAGACGGTCCCGTCTACGACCGTCCTCTGCGTGCGGTCACCCAACCATCGCCGAACGTGCCCGTTCAGGGGGAACCGTCGCCGTCGTCAGTGGCGCCAGCAGCCGGTGCGTCGTCACCGCGCGCTCCGCCTCGGTGCCGCGCGCGGACCGCATCAGCGCCACCACCACGTTCGGGGCCACGGCGCCCGACGACACGACCAGCGCCGCGACCAGCAGCGTCACCCTCGCGTCTTGCCTGACCCGCCCCCAGTAGCTCTCCCAGCGGCTCGTCGTCTGCCGCGATGGCGACGGCGCCGACGCGACCTCTGGGGCTGCCCTCGACGCCACTCCGCGCAGGGCCGCCCACGCCACCATGACCCGCATCGCGTACACGAATCGCCCCAGGAACCGCACCGACGCCGGTGTCGCGCGCCTCCGGCAGCCACGCACCGAGCAGCACAGCGACAGCCGCGAATCGTACCGCCCGGCGATGGCCGCCCCTTCGCCGACCCCGCGGACCTTGCGCGGGTAGTTCGCCACGTCCAGCCGCCCCCCGCACCCCGGCCGACTGCACCGGCCCCTCCGCACCGCCCAGGCCGCCGCGACGTCGATCTCCAACAGTTTCGCGTGGAACTTGTCCTCGTCCGCGATCTCGCTCACCCTCTCCACCATCCGTCCTCCTCGACTCTCTCAGTCGGAGACGGACCCTCCCTGAACTCACCAATGGTGGCGAGTTTTCGGAGGGGCTTTGTCCATCGCCCCTCACGAAACGTGTCGCGAACGCCAAGCGGCCCCCTCAGTTCACAGGGGCGTGCTCATCGCGACGTGTGCAGCGTTCGGGATCGCGGTCGCGACGTACTACCGGAGGAGGTCCCCGATGCACGGCCCTCGTCCCGCGCGCCCATCGCCAGCGCGACGCCTCCCCGACCCTGAGCGAAGGATGGTGCTCGGGGTGTTGCACGAGCCCCGCTTCGTGGATCTCGCGCCCGCCGAGGTCTTCGGCATGCTCCTCGATGAGGGCCGACACCTGTGCTCGGTGCGGACGATGCACCGGATCTTGGCCGAGAACGAGGAGGCACGCGAGCGGCGCAATCAGCTACGCCACCCGGCCTACACGAAGCCCGAGCTGTTGGCGAGCGCGCCTAACCAGCTCTGGAGCTGGGACATCACCAAGCTCCATGGACCGGCGAAGTGGACCTACTTCTACCTCTACGTGATCCTCGACGTGTTCAGCCGTTACGTCGTCGGGTGGATGGTGGCTCATCGGGAGTCCGCCACCCTCGCCAAGAAGCTCATCTCCGAGACGTGCGACCGTCAGGGCATCAAGGCCGGGCAACTCACCGTCCACGCCGACCGCGGCACCTCGATGACCTCGAAGGCCGTCGCGTTCATGCTCGCCGACCTCGGCGTCACCAAGACCCACTCGCGGCCCCACGTCTCCGACG harbors:
- a CDS encoding IS3 family transposase; this translates as MLIATCAAFGIAVATYYRRRSPMHGPRPARPSPARRLPDPERRMVLGVLHEPRFVDLAPAEVFGMLLDEGRHLCSVRTMHRILAENEEARERRNQLRHPAYTKPELLASAPNQLWSWDITKLHGPAKWTYFYLYVILDVFSRYVVGWMVAHRESATLAKKLISETCDRQGIKAGQLTVHADRGTSMTSKAVAFMLADLGVTKTHSRPHVSDDNPFSEAHFKTLKYRPDFPERFGSIQDARGHSSDFFRWYNEEHRHSGLAMLTPADVHAGLVDERVAQRQATLDVAFAAHPERFPHGRPIARRPASEVWINKPTEAPGAAPAGETPRDRSRGAGAVTGALRDTPAPH